From Drosophila suzukii chromosome 2R, CBGP_Dsuzu_IsoJpt1.0, whole genome shotgun sequence, a single genomic window includes:
- the eIF2Bdelta gene encoding translation initiation factor eIF2B subunit delta yields MPGTQDAVAPEKTREQVMAEREAKKLAKQAKKQNKPQSPATPATPAAPATKIITEVVQTTITTKLTTTTTTKAQEKLDSLAIKTVPPTVANGNDAEAGEKSREQIKADRGAKKAAKKAGKGAGAKVEDTTQRLSDLKESDKAPAKAAPPATENDLEKKKPALSKAERRAIQEAQRAAKTQGQAKKPQPAGKAPPTAAPKEPKRESVSPTKAATSSSPSKCPASTPSGECRVKLFNHLVCAKEDSQFINDPLVHPSIARLGVQYAKRTVVGSNARCIAFLHALRQVVHDFETPAKKEFGRSLDAAVKHHVDHLHKCRPLAVSVSNAYKQFKNQLTQLPADIPETELKELLGHFIDTYIENQIGKAAQAISGFLQEKITDGDVLLTFACSSLIQFICEEAKRRKVAFRVIVVDSRPGCEGQEMLRRLHAYGIPCTYVLINAVGYVMAEATKVLLGAHALLANGYVMARTGTAQVALVANAHNVPVLVCCETHKFSERFQTDAIVYNELSDPNQLVRGDKCQLNNWKAKGKLMPLNLNYDITPPELVSAVVTEVAILPCTSVPVILRIKPDIGY; encoded by the exons ATGCCAGGAACTCAGGATGCAGTGGCCCCGGAGAAGACGCGGGAACAAGTAATGGCCGAGAGGGAGGCGAAAAAGCTAGCCAAACAGGCCAAGAAACAGAATAAGCCTCAGTCTCCTGCCACTCCTGCTACTCCAGCTGCTCCGGCCACCAAGATCATCACCGAGGTGGTGCAGACGACCATCACCACCAAGCTGACTACCACCACTACAACAAAAGCTCAGGAGAAACTGGATTCACTTGCTATAAAGACAGTTCCGCCTACGGTGGCAAATGGAAACGATGCGGAGGCGGGTGAAAAGTCACGGGAGCAGATTAAGGCTGATCGCGGGGCCAAGAAGGCGGCCAAAAAAGCTGGCAAGGGGGCTGGAGCCAAAGTGGAGGACACCACGCAACGTTTGTCTGATCTAAAAGAGTCGGATAAAGCTCCAGCTAAAGCTGCTCCTCCAGCCACAGAAAACGATCTAGAAAAG AAAAAACCAGCCCTTAGCAAAGCAGAAAGGCGCGCCATTCAGGAAGCTCAGCGGGCagccaagacccaaggacaggCTAAAAAACCACAACCAGCTGGCAAAGCTCCTCCCACCGCTGCCCCCAAGGAGCCCAAGCGGGAAAGCGTCTCCCCCACAAAAGCGGCCACAAGCAGCTCACCCAGCAAGTGTCCAGCGAGCACTCCAAGTGGAGAGTGCCGGGTAAAGCTGTTCAACCACCTAGTGTGCGCCAAGGAAGACAGCCAGTTTATCAACGATCCGCTCGTGCATCCAAGCATAGCGCGTCTGGGTGTCCAGTATGCCAAGCGGACGGTGGTGGGGTCCAATGCCCGATGCATCGCCTTCCTGCACGCCCTGCGCCAGGTGGTTCACGATTTTGAGACGCCCGCCAAGAAAGAGTTTGGTCGCAGTTTAGACGCTGCTGTGAAACACCACGTAGACCACCTGCATAAATGCCGACCATTAGCTGTCTCCGTATCCAATGCCTACAAACAGTTTAAGAACCAACTAACACAGCTACCAGCAGATATTCCAGAGACGGAG CTAAAGGAGCTCCTCGGCCACTTCATCGATACTTACATTGAAAATCAAATCGGGAAGGCTGCCCAAGCAATCAGCGGATTCCTACAGGAGAAAATCACCGACGGCGATGTGCTGCTGACCTTTGCCTGCTCCTCCCTTATCCAGTTCATCTGCGAGGAGGCCAAGCGGCGAAAGGTGGCCTTCCGGGTGATTGTCGTCGATTCCCGGCCCGGGTGCGAAGGTCAGGAGATGCTGCGCCGACTGCACGCCTATGGAATCCCATGCACCTACGTGCTGATCAACGCCGTGGGTTATGTAATGGCGGAAGCCACCAAAGTTCTGTTGGGAGCGCACGCCCTGCTGGCCAACGGCTACGTGATGGCGCGCACAGGAACTGCCCAGGTGGCCCTGGTGGCCAATGCGCACAATGTCCCTGTGCTCGTGTGCTGCGAGACGCACAAGTTCAGCGAGCGCTTCCAGACGGACGCCATCGTCTACAATGAGCTGAGCGATCCCAACCAGCTGGTGCGCGGCGACAAGTGCCAGCTGAACAATTGGAAGGCCAAGGGCAAGCTGATGCCCCTGAATCTTAACTACGACATTACTCCGCCGGAGCTGGTGAGTGCGGTGGTCACCGAAGTGGCCATCCTGCCCTGCACCAGTGTCCCGGTCATTCTGCGCATCAAGCCAGACATTGGCTACTAA
- the roh gene encoding uncharacterized protein roh, with protein MADKAAAEKPAGRPMRYPYTFSAKIAQFPIKHYIKNQWIWRYYFIAAVACVPVFYKISKLANSPENKKAWAESQAKEHAEHH; from the exons ATGGCCGACAAAGCTGCTGCTGAGAAACCCGCTGGACGCCCCATGCGCTATCCGTACACCTTCTCGGCGAAGATAGCCCAATTCCCCATCAAGCACTACATCAAGAACCAGTGGATCTGGCGCTACTACTTCATTGCGGCCGTGGCCTGCGTGCCCGTGTTCTACAAGATCAGCAAATTGG CCAACTCTCCCGAAAACAAGAAGGCATGGGCCGAGTCCCAGGCCAAGGAGCATGCCGAGCACCACTAA